In Bradyrhizobium sp. 200, the sequence AAAGACCTCGCCGCCAAGACCCATCGTGGTTTGCGCGGACGGGTAGAGAAGGGCAAGGCCGGCGGTGGGCGGTGCTACGGATACGACGTGGTGAAGCGTATCGACAGCGAGGGCGAGCCGGTTCGCGGCGAACGCACAATCAATGAAGCCGAGGCTACGATTGTTCGCCGAATCTTCCGGGAATTCGCGGTTGGGAAATCACCGCGCGCCATTGCGACCGATCTGAACCGGGATGGCATTCCCGGCCCGTTTGGCCGCACTTGGGGCGACACGACGATTCGGGGGCATGCCTGCCGGGGCAATGGCATCGTCAACAACGAGCTTTATGCCGGGGTACTGGTCTGGAACCGGCAGCGCTTCATCAAGAACCCGAACACGGGCAAACGCGTGTCGCGTCCGAACCCCGAGGCTAAATGGGTCAGGACCGAAGTACCAGAGTTGCGCATCGTCGATGATGAGGTGTGGCAACGGGTGAAGCTGCGTCAGGCCGAGCTTGCGAAGCAGTTCGAGGCAACGACCGAAGGTGTCCGCGCTGCGCGCGCGGAACGGTTGAACCGCCTGCGTCGCCCCGCCTTCTTACTGTCGGGTCTGCTCACCTGCGGATGTTGCGGCGGCAAATACGGCATCGTCGTCAACGATCGCTATGGCTGTCTTGGTCATTTCCGCAAAGGGATCTGCAAAAACGGTCGTACCGTTCGCCGCGACGACATTGAGCGGCGTGTGTTGGCGGGCCTTACCGACAGGCTGGTATCTCCCGAGGCCGTGGCGGTCGCAGTGCGCGCCTACGCCGAGGAAACGAATCGCCAGAACCACGAACGGCGAGCGCAGGCAGAAGCGAGCCGCCGCGCTCTTGAGAAGATTGAGAGGAGCATCAAAGGGATAATGGACGCCATCGAGGATGGTATGTACCAGCCGACCATGAAGGCGAGAATGGGGGAATTGGCTCAACAGAAAGCCGAGATCGAGGCAAGACTATCCGAGGCTCCGGCCGATCTACCGGACGTAAATCCGAATATCGCTGAACACTATCGCGCGAAGGTGATCCACCTCGCCGAAACGCTGGCCGAGCCGGAATCCAACGGGGAAGCCCGCGAAGACATCCGCTCGCTCGTTGGCGAGGTGGTGATAACCCCCGGAGAGAAGCGAGGAGAGAGCCACGCTATCCTACGCGGCGAGTTGATGGCCATTCTCGATCTGGCCGCCGGCCGTCGGGGTGCTCCTAGACCAGAAGTTATAACAAACGCGCTTGCAGGTCCCCGCAACCATCTCGAATTGCGAAACCCCGGTCCCAGTGGC encodes:
- a CDS encoding recombinase family protein — translated: MPKVALYARYSTDNQSVVSIEDQFRICREHAGRECWQIVDTYHDAAISGASVILRPGVQSLLQDAQRGRFDIVLAEALDRISRDQADVATLFKHLRFAGVQIVTLAEGEISELHVGLKGTMNALFLKDLAAKTHRGLRGRVEKGKAGGGRCYGYDVVKRIDSEGEPVRGERTINEAEATIVRRIFREFAVGKSPRAIATDLNRDGIPGPFGRTWGDTTIRGHACRGNGIVNNELYAGVLVWNRQRFIKNPNTGKRVSRPNPEAKWVRTEVPELRIVDDEVWQRVKLRQAELAKQFEATTEGVRAARAERLNRLRRPAFLLSGLLTCGCCGGKYGIVVNDRYGCLGHFRKGICKNGRTVRRDDIERRVLAGLTDRLVSPEAVAVAVRAYAEETNRQNHERRAQAEASRRALEKIERSIKGIMDAIEDGMYQPTMKARMGELAQQKAEIEARLSEAPADLPDVNPNIAEHYRAKVIHLAETLAEPESNGEAREDIRSLVGEVVITPGEKRGESHAILRGELMAILDLAAGRRGAPRPEVITNALAGPRNHLELRNPGPSGRGFCFEGNSQDSG